The region CTGTTGGTGTCGTGAATAATCTGGCGCTGCAGGTTCGACAAATCGACAACGTCGGGATCGACAATCGTCATTTCGCCGACGCCCGACGCCGCGAGATACAACGCCGACGGAGAACCTAGACCGCCCGCGCCAATCAGCAGCACTTTGGCTGCATTGATTTTTTCCTGCCCTTCAACGCCCACTTCCGGCATGATGAGATGCCGCCCGTAGCGCATCACTTGCTCGTTTGTCATAAAAACCTCTTAATTCCTACTTCCCAGGTGGGAATACGACGCGAACTATTTTAACGTTCCCTCAGGCACAAAAAAAGTACGGTCGATTTCGACCGTACTTTAAGGGGTTCTTTCGTTACTTCACGCTTTTCGCGGGGAAGCCAGCGCTTTTGAAGTTCGCCGCGATTTTCGCCGCATCCGTTTTCTTCGGGTCGTAGGCGACAAAAGCACGCTTGTTTTTGAACGAGACGTTGGCGCTTTTGACGCCTGTCCAGTTTTTCGACGCCTGCTTGATGCCTTGCGCGCAGCCTTCGCAGTGCATTTTCGTGACGGCGAACGTCGCAGTCTTTACGCTGGCTTTACCCGATTTTGCATGGGCAGCAGATGTTGCCGAAGCAACGATGAGAGCGGAGAGAAATAATTTTTTCATGCGGATTTTTCTTTTTTGACTGAAGTTGTTCCTGACGGAGCGGTTGAGCGCGGAATGACGCAACCGTAAGCCGGAACTTCTGTTTTGACGAAAGTTTTCTGAGCAACGACAGCGTTAATCGCGTTTTCCAGATCGCGCACCTTGACGTTAGGCGCATCGTAAATGTTGTCGTCGATGCGGCCATGATAACGCAGCGTGCCAGAAGTGTCGAACAGGAAACTTTCCGTCGTGCATTTGCCACCGAGCGCTTTGAATACCGTTTGCTTCTGGTCGTAAACAATCGGCCAATTGTAGCCGCGCGCCGCTACGAATTTCTGCACCTGCGCCTTCGATTCGAGCGGTGACGGAAAAACATAAGTCACGCGCAAAGCGGGAAATTTCTCCACCAGCGCTTTCATGCGCGTGTCATAAGCCTTCACACACGGGCAGGTTGTATCGGCGAGCATCACGAGAGAAAGCTGGCCCTGTGGCGCAAGGGTTTGCTGTTCGCCTTTGAGCGTTGTGAATTGCAACGCGGGTGCAGCGTCGCCAATACGCAATTTGCCTTTGGCGGCAGGCATCTTGTGCTTCGAAGCTTTGTGCGGCGCTTCGCCTGCCATTTCCGAGAAGCCATGCTCCTGCGAAATCGAAATCAAGTCGGAGGCGGGCAGCGCCTTTTGCTGCGCGCGGTCGGCAGCGAGGAACAGCGCAGCCGCAATGGGAACAGCGGCCACAAAGAGAAACGGGAAATATTTTTTCATAAAAGAGTACGGTCGAAATCAACCACAACACGCGCAGATTTGCGGCACAAAGACGGAAAGCGCCGCCGAATATTTCGTCGAATCGTAGCCTTCGCCTTTGGCTTCCTTGTCTTCGGTGTGCGCGACAACCAGATAAGTATTCGCGCTTGTCGGCTCAAACGTCGCGTCGCCCTGAGCATTGGTGCGGCGTTCGTAGCGTTCGTCGAAGGTTTCAGTTAATTGCACGCCGCGTGGAATGAACGAAACGACCGTGTTCGTGAGCGGTTTGCCCTTCCACAGAAGCCGCACGCGCAATGGCGTTCCAACGCCCATCGGCGCTACGGTGTTGCTTTGCGGCACCAGTTCGAGCGCATGACCAAGAACACGATCGGAGCCGACAGGAAACATCGGCACGCGGTCGAGGCTTTTCGAGGCGAGAAAGAAGGTTTTCGCGCTTTTCACTGAACGCACCGGCGCATAACTGGCGACGGCATCGAAAGAATGAGCGACGCAATACAAGCCTTCCTTGGGGGCAAGAATTGTCGCCGTCCAGAAGCCTTCGTTTTCGGCTAAACCCACGTCACGCAGTTGCGGCTTGATGTCGGTTGCCGCGCCGCCGGGAGCAATGATCGAAATCTTGGCGTTCTTCAATTCCAGCTTGCCCGCGAGCTTGAAATCGCGGTGTTCATTGCCATGATTGCCCAGCATCAAATCAACGCGAATGGCGTCGCCGGTGCGAATGATGTTTGTATTGGTTTCCACCCACGAATCGTGAGCGCGCGCCGCTGTTGAAGCGAGCAGGGCGGCAAAAAGTAAAAATTGTTTCATAGGGAAAGGTACGGTCGATATCGACCGTACTTAACTGTTGCGCGGATCGAAAATACCTTGAGGCGCTTCGCCGCTTTTCGGCGGCCAGACTTGAGTCCATTTCGTCCATTTAGCGTGTCCGTCGCAATAGGCCAAATTGAACCCTTCGAGATGGCGCGCGAGTGGGAATTCTTTGGTTTCGGTTCCGCTCCACGTTGCGTTGTTCATGAAGGTATTGGTTTGTTCGGGCGGCGAACCCCAGAAAAACGGATGGAAATGGTCGCGCGCGACGCCGTTGCTTTCACTCAAAATAACGACGCGCGATGGGCTTTGGACCGACGAAAGATGTGTATAAACGTTGGTTCCCGCCATCCACGCGTTCATCAAATACGAAGTGGTGTAGTGATTATTTGTTGGCGGCGACGCCGGATTTTGCCAAACGGTCGCAGTGTCGTTGGGGCAGCGAAAAATCTGAGTGCTTTTGAGATATGGCTCGGCGCCAACTGTCCACGAAATGTTGGTCGCCCCAAAAGACGTGAGTGGCAAGCGTTCGTCGTAATCTTGCGAATACTGGATAAAACCAAGAGAAACCTGCTTGAGATTGGAAAGACAACTCGTTCGCCGCGCGTTTTCTCTCGCACGCGCGAAAACCGGGAACAGCATCGCAGCGAGAACCGAAATCACCACGATTACGACGAGCAACTCAATCAGCGTGAAGGCGCGACAACGCGCGTGCTGCTGATAAGAAACCATGATTTTCTCCTGAAAATTTCACGCAAAGTACGGTCGAATTCGACCGTACTCGAAAAGCACGAATTCTTCAGGAAAGAGGCGGGCCGCGCGCGGGTGGAGAAGCGAGAACGAACTGCGAAGCGCGCAAAACCGGCGCGACGAAACGCACAACGCGCGGCGCAAAGGAGGTGGAGAATGAAAAAACGGAAGCGGCTTGCGCGGGCAGCGTTTGCAACAGCGCCGCCAGACAATGGGGCGATTGGTGTTCGTCAGCAGCTTGCGTCCCGCCAATCGCCATGCGCCAGATGCGCGTGGCATCTGCGGCGACATCCGCTTCCGTATGACAAACGATTCTTGGGTGACATTGGGCGGGCTCTGCGCCAAAGCCGCCCTGCGCGCAAACGTGAAGTGTCGGCGCGACGAACTGCAGCGCCGCCAAAACCAAGATGGCAAGGCGAAAGAGCGGCGAAGCAGAACGAAGGCGAGACATGGAAAAGCGCAACCACAGCCGATTGTAGCAGAATGGCAGCCGCTTATCTGTCGCTTATCGATTCTGCGGACAAGGCAGGGATTTGCCTGACGCTGCCGAACTCCACCGTAGCTCAGCGCTATTTATAGGTGACGCCGACGCGCCACATCGCGCTGTCTTTTGCGCTCTGGTCATCGCGGCGCGAATATTCAAGCGCGAGGCCCAAGCCGTTGCCTTTGGCAGCGCTTCCCAGATTAAAGCGCGCCGCCCATTCTCGTGTACCGTCGAGTTGAGAACCTGCGCCCGCGAGTTTCACGCCGTTGGAATCGCCAACGCGCAAATCGAGGCGGCCTACATCGAGCGACCACTGCGCTTCCACACTGCGCGTCGTGCGCGATTCGAGCAGTTGCTCTTCGAGTGTGAGCGCGTTCGCCAGACCAAGCGCGCCTTTGATGCGTAATCCCGGCCCGAGATTGCGCTCGCCAGCCAGTTGTACGCTGTCGGTTTGCGCGCCGGTTGGCTCGTTGAATTTATCGAGATTTGTTTGCGCCGCTTGCAGTTGTCGCGCAAAACCGATGCTCCACGCGCCACCATTTGTGCGTCGCTCTAATCCGAGCGCCAGCCGGTTGCGTTCTTCAGTGGACGCCAGAGAATGTTCCATGCCTGCGCCTTCCATGGAGCGCGCGATGCGGGTTTGTCCGGCGGTCGCTTTTAGCGCGAGGGATCGCGACATTCTCCATTCGATTCCGGCTTCGCCATGGTTTTCCTGCGCGATGTCCCACACTTGCGACGAAAGCGCGGTTTCTGTGGCCGGAGAATCCTCATTCCCCAGCGGCGCTTCTGTCGCAGGTTCGGCCGTTGGAATTTCGGTGTTCACGACCTCCGTTTTGCGTCGCTGAGCTACTGCTTTGCGCGAATGTCCGCCAATGACAGCAAATGAGGGCGAAAGTCTCCAGCGAACGTTGGCCTTACCTTCCGCTTCTTCGCGCAAAGCCAACTCATCGGAGATGAATTCGCTCATCGGTTGGGCTTGCGCGAGGGAAAAGACAGCGGTCCCGCTGATGTCGCCCGCCGCGATGTCTTGCTGAATCGCGAGAGAACGACGGCGTGCTGCTTCTGCCGAGCTTTCGCTCGCGTTGAGAAAGCCCGATTGCGTCGATTGCCACTGCGCGCTGGCGTTTGCTTCGCCCCACGGATGGAGAATCGGGCCGTTGGCGTCCAGCTTCCAGGCGCGAGCGTCGGCTGTTTCCTCCCCCGATTGGCTCACTTCACCGCGCAGTTTCCAGCGTAAGGGAGCGTTCCATTCGCCGCGCGCGCCCGAAAAATTACGGTCGTTTCCGTTGTGCGACTTTTGGGCGAACAGCAAATCGAGGTTACCCGATTCATGCTCGATGGGACGCGCTGCAATCCACGCCCAGCGCGGCGCGTTGGTTTGCGGTGTGGCTTTGCCGGTCATGAGTCCATCGAAGTTTTGCGCCAGTTCGTCAAGTTCGCGTGGTCGCCACGTCGAACCCGCAGAAACGCGACCCAGTTGCAGGCTTGTGCCCGAAACAGTCGTTGGAAGCGCGAGGAGAGAAATCGATTGTAGTGCGTGCGCGCCGAACGCAAGTTGTAGTTTCTGATTGCCGAGCGACGCCATCGCCCAGCGCCGTGTCGCGTGATTTCCTGTTCCGTTCAGGGTTCCGCGCCAATCACGCAGGCGGGCCAAAACCGAAACTTCGTTGGCGATGGCGTTCATCGAATCGCGATGCGATAAAGGCGTTGTGCGCGTTTGCCACAACGGAGTTTCGCGCCAGATTCCAACGCGAGACGCGCTGATGCTGGAGCTTTGACGCGTTTCAGCGTGCGCCGGCAGTGCGACAACAAGAAGAACAGGAGCGAGAAAAAAGAAGCGGGCCATAAAAAAGCGCAAAGAAACCGGCGCCCTTAGAGGCTGAACGGATAGAGAAGTTCTGAAGTACGGTCGAATTCGACCGTACTTTCCCTAGCTTGCGCCGCGCGGCTTGACCATCACTTTAATCGTTTGGAATAACAATTTTACGTCGAGCCACAAACTCCAATTGTCGATGTATTCGAGGTCAAGCTTCATCCACTCATCGACATCGGTGATTTCATTGCGCCCCGAAACCTGCCACAAGCAGGTGAGGCCGCCTTTCACCGACAGCTTGCGGCGCTGCCACGGCTGCAATTCGGCGACTTCGTTGGGCAACGGCGGGCGTGGGCCGACCAAACTCATATCGCCGCGTAGCACATTCCAGAACTGCGGCAACTCATCGAGCGAATACTTGCGCAAAATGCGACCGATTCCGGTGATGCGCGGGTCGTCGCCTTCTTTCGCTTTGAAAAAAGGCTCTTCCATAATGTTGATAGCGTTGTATTTTTCCGGCTCTTCACGCTTCATCTTTGCCAGCACTTCCTGAGCATCGACGCGCATCGAACGGAATTTGTAAAACGAAAACAAGCGGCCATTCAGTCCGACACGTTTTTGCTTGAAAAGCACCGGTCCGCCGTCGCCAAGCTTAATCAGCAAAGCGATAACGGCGAGCGGTAGCGCCAGAACCAGAATCGCCAGAAACGCAATCGTTCTGTCCATCGCGCTTTTTACCGCGAGCGAAAGCGTGTTCTGCGGCGTGTTGTGCATCACGAGAGTCGGCAAGGTGCCGGTCATTGTCGCTTCGACTTTGGCACCGACAGGCGGCACAAAATCATCGACCATCGAAACGGTACGCCCGCGTTGCAAGCACAGTTCAAGAACATCGCCCCACGCTTTGCCCATCACTTCGCCTGACGAACGCACAATGACGACTTCGTCCACGACTTCGCGGTCGAGAATTGATTCCAGGTCGGCCAGTCCGCCCAATCGTTTCACGCCTTCGCTGCCTTCGCCTTCTTCATCGGAAATAAAGCCGAGCATCCGGCTCCAGCGATAGGCGGGCGTGCGTAGCAATTCGTTGAAATGCTCGGCGGCCTTTTGCGTACTGATAATGAGAAGATTGCGTACTTGCTGGCGTCCGCGTCGCTGTAGCATCGGCAAAAGAACGGTGCGGCCCAGCCACAAAAACCCAATGCCGAACAAGAGGAAGTTCAGCATGAACAAGCGCGAAACCACCAGCTTGACCAAGAAGGTCAGCATCAAGAACAACGCGGTGCCAAGAAAACCGGAATAAGCGCAGATGCCGAACTCGCCGCGCCCGCTACGCCGCGCTGTCGCATCATAGCCGCGCTGCGCGTTGAGAACGTAAAGCCACAACGGTGTCGCGAGATAAAAAACGTAAAGGTAATATTTGAAGCCGAGACTTTCCGAAAACAAGATG is a window of Abditibacteriaceae bacterium DNA encoding:
- a CDS encoding redoxin domain-containing protein, which encodes MKKYFPFLFVAAVPIAAALFLAADRAQQKALPASDLISISQEHGFSEMAGEAPHKASKHKMPAAKGKLRIGDAAPALQFTTLKGEQQTLAPQGQLSLVMLADTTCPCVKAYDTRMKALVEKFPALRVTYVFPSPLESKAQVQKFVAARGYNWPIVYDQKQTVFKALGGKCTTESFLFDTSGTLRYHGRIDDNIYDAPNVKVRDLENAINAVVAQKTFVKTEVPAYGCVIPRSTAPSGTTSVKKEKSA
- a CDS encoding sugar transferase, whose amino-acid sequence is MFKSQRAAFTVLSLLLDVAMMFVAYVAAWALRDSLVDFVVWAGTIIGYPMQSLVRQAQDLPKESFRRILFSESLGFKYYLYVFYLATPLWLYVLNAQRGYDATARRSGRGEFGICAYSGFLGTALFLMLTFLVKLVVSRLFMLNFLLFGIGFLWLGRTVLLPMLQRRGRQQVRNLLIISTQKAAEHFNELLRTPAYRWSRMLGFISDEEGEGSEGVKRLGGLADLESILDREVVDEVVIVRSSGEVMGKAWGDVLELCLQRGRTVSMVDDFVPPVGAKVEATMTGTLPTLVMHNTPQNTLSLAVKSAMDRTIAFLAILVLALPLAVIALLIKLGDGGPVLFKQKRVGLNGRLFSFYKFRSMRVDAQEVLAKMKREEPEKYNAINIMEEPFFKAKEGDDPRITGIGRILRKYSLDELPQFWNVLRGDMSLVGPRPPLPNEVAELQPWQRRKLSVKGGLTCLWQVSGRNEITDVDEWMKLDLEYIDNWSLWLDVKLLFQTIKVMVKPRGAS
- a CDS encoding heavy-metal-associated domain-containing protein, producing MKKLFLSALIVASATSAAHAKSGKASVKTATFAVTKMHCEGCAQGIKQASKNWTGVKSANVSFKNKRAFVAYDPKKTDAAKIAANFKSAGFPAKSVK
- a CDS encoding DUF1559 domain-containing protein, coding for MVSYQQHARCRAFTLIELLVVIVVISVLAAMLFPVFARARENARRTSCLSNLKQVSLGFIQYSQDYDERLPLTSFGATNISWTVGAEPYLKSTQIFRCPNDTATVWQNPASPPTNNHYTTSYLMNAWMAGTNVYTHLSSVQSPSRVVILSESNGVARDHFHPFFWGSPPEQTNTFMNNATWSGTETKEFPLARHLEGFNLAYCDGHAKWTKWTQVWPPKSGEAPQGIFDPRNS
- a CDS encoding DUF4198 domain-containing protein — translated: MKQFLLFAALLASTAARAHDSWVETNTNIIRTGDAIRVDLMLGNHGNEHRDFKLAGKLELKNAKISIIAPGGAATDIKPQLRDVGLAENEGFWTATILAPKEGLYCVAHSFDAVASYAPVRSVKSAKTFFLASKSLDRVPMFPVGSDRVLGHALELVPQSNTVAPMGVGTPLRVRLLWKGKPLTNTVVSFIPRGVQLTETFDERYERRTNAQGDATFEPTSANTYLVVAHTEDKEAKGEGYDSTKYSAALSVFVPQICACCG